The genome window GCCAACAAGATGAAGAGAGTTACTGCCAAGGCAGCGCAAGGCTCCCAATCCCCAACTGGCCGTGAGGGTGGCGCTACACAGCTCAAGTCACCCTTGCAGGTCCTAAACCTAccagtcatctcacagaatatTCACGCTTCAATTGCCAATGAGTCAGCCAGTTCCCAGACCTTGATAACCTCTATCAAGCCTAAGAAAGCTTCCAAGGCTAAGAAGGCTGCGAATAAGGCCATAGCTAGTGCCACCGAGGTTTCACTGGCTCCAACTGCCACCCATACAGCTACCACCCAAGGCCAAATTACCAATGAGACAGCCAGTATCCACACCACAGCAGCCTCCATCCGAACCAAGAAAGCCTCCAAAGCCAGGAAGATAATTGCTAAGGTCATAAATACTGACACTGAGCATATACAAGCTGCAAATGTCACTGAGACAGCTACCAGGCAGATTGAGGCCTCAGTAATAGCTATCAGGCCCAAAAAATCCAAGGGCAAGAAGGCTGCCAGTAGGGGCCCAAATTCTGTCTCTGAGATTTCTGAGGCCCTACTTGCCACTCAAATGGTCACAAACCAGGCCCTGGCAGCCACCCTGCGGGTCAAGAGAGGGTCTAGGGCTCGGAAGGCTTCCACTAAGGCTCGGGCAACTGAAAGCCAGACTCCAAATGCTGACCAAGGGGCCCAGGCCAAGATGGCCTCTGCTCAGACCAACGTAAGTGCCCTTGAGACTCAGGTTGCTGCTGCTGTCCAGGCCCTGGCAGATGACTATCTGGCTCAGTTGAGTCTGGAGCCCACAACCAGGACCCGGGGCAAGAGAAACCGAAAGGTGAGATCTCTGACATTACCATCCTTAACTTTGtgcttcttttccatttctacCCTTctggtttgttcatttcttctataaAAGTTTAACTTTGAGCTAGTCCCTGTGTTCAGATAGGCTGTGGAAGATGCTGAGAAGAAGGTGACATAGTTTCTGCCCCCTAGTAGTTCACAGATTGGTGAGGAAATAAGACATCCATACGCTCAGCTACAACCTGTATGTAATTCTACTTGTATTTAAATAGTagttaccatgtgccaggctttGTGTTGGGGACATTTACACAAGGTATGTCTGAATGTCTTGAAAGTAACTCTTACCAACAAGGGATCATAGGTCCCAGTTTTACACATAagaaaactgagtcccagagaaatgaagtgacttgtccaagagaTACCAGCCAGCATAATTGGTGGTagccaaaggaagagaaagaccCTTAGGCTCTTATCTTGAGTTGTTCCTAGCCTGACAGAGGAATGAAACTCCTTCCTGGAAGACAGTGAAAGATAAGCTCAGGACTTAGGGTGGCCAATGGCAAGGTCAGGATCAGGCTCCACTACAGCAAGGCTGAGGGAGGGGGTTAGAGAGACTTTCTGTCTGGAGCAGGCAAGGTGAGGAGCCAGAGCCATCTCTTTCACCTGGTGACTCTGGACCTTCCTTCTTTCTGATGATGAAGTCCAAGCATCTGAATGGGGATGAGAGAAGTGGCAATAATTACAGGCGGATCCCATGGGGCCGGAGGCCTGCGCCACCGCGAGATGTGGCCATTTTACAAGAAAGGGTAAGAATCCAATACTGTCtagtctcttctcttcttcaccTGCCCTCTGCTCTGCCACCTCCCGAGTTTTCTGCAAGCATGTTAAGATCTCTCAATCTATTCCTCTCCTCCCAGGCTAATAAGTTGGTGAAATACCTGTTGGTTAAGGACCAGACAAAGATCCCCATCAAGCGCTCAGGTAGTGTCCTACCAACCCTCCTCCTTGAGCTCTCCTCTCCACTCCCCTCTTCTCCCATAGTCTGGTAGTAACACTTTATGGCCTCTTTGTTCTCTCATATCTCCACACCTGCCCTCCTCACACTCTGCCATGGCTGGCATCTTCCATTAACTCACTTCAGGTCTCTGGTTGCACTGACCCAACAGGACTGGCAAAAGGGCTGCAGCTCTGTGGCCCCCGCTAAGCTCAGCTACTCTCACCTCTCCTTTTCTACAGACATGCTGAGGGATGTCATCCAAGAATATGATGAATATTTCCCAGAAATCATTGAACGAGCAAGCTACGCTCTGGAGAAGGTGAAGGGGCAGTGCCGGCGGATGGGCGCAATGGGGAAGCTTTGAATTGAGCAAAGATATATATGTCTCTTTTGGAGAGAATCACAGAGACATGCTAATCCAGCCCCATTACTGTGTGAATGGGCAGACAGTGGCCTAGGGAGAGGTGTAGACTTGACATGGGTCACACAGCATGTCAGTGATGAAAGCATGGCAAGGACATAAGCCACTCAACTTAGTCTCAGCTTCTATCCATGGTTTGACACATTCTGCATGTATTTCAGATCTCACCTCTCCCTTGTATCCCCATTCTCTGTCTCCTTAGATTCCTGCTCATCACAAAGATGATGTTGATGACAATAGTACATTTGCTGTGTGTTTACTGCGTGCCAGGCACTTGGCTGTGTGctttatgtgcattatctcaCTGGTTTCTTACACATGCAAACCCCCTAAGTACACTGGGAGTTTTAGGATGCCCAGAAAGTTCACTGATACCCAAGCTGAATTTTGTGATCTCACAGGCTATTCTTTTACTTGGCAGATGTTTCGAGTCAATCTGAAAGAAATTGATAAGCAAAGTAGCTTGTATATTCTCATCAGCACTCGGGAATCCTCTGCAGGCATACTGGGAACGTAAGCTGGGAAAGGGCTGGAGTGGGAAGGgagcttttgcttttttctgtgcTGCTACCCCTTCTTTGTCCTACTTCCCCCATCCTTTTAGGGAGTCAGGAAAAACAGAGTCTCAAAAGCCCCGTCTCAGCACCTGCACATAGTTGGAGCCCTGCTCACAGGAGTGGCACCTGATTATGACTGATGGGTGTAGGAGCCTAGGGTGGGACATTCCTGCTGTCAGGTTTGCTGTCTCTGTAGAAGCTTCTCAGGAAAGCAGGCCTGTCATTGCTTGCCTCTTCCTACTGAGTGCCTGGCCTGGCTTTGGCAGAGTGGTTCTCAAGGAGGGCTTCCTGGTGTGGGTGGATCAGGATGCATGAAGCGCAGGAGTATCAGTGGGGCTGAAGGTtctgggagagaaagaagggattCACATGGACTGAGTGCTTGTGTTGTACCAGGTTGACAGCCATTCTTCTGTCTTCTTGGCAACCTGAGGAAGGGAGAATATGATTTTCCCATTTTACTGAATAATAGACCAAGGCTTGCAAGTCTAAGTGCCTTGCCCAGGGTGGCATAGAGCTGGCAGCAGAGACTGGGCAGAATTCTGTATCTGAGGCATCTGGAAGAGGCTAGCCTAGTAAGCTGACTGGTGTGTCTTTTGCGGATGGCTGCTGAACATAAACCTTCTTTCTGTCCTGTTATTCCCTTAGGACCAAGGACACACCCAAGCTGGGTCTCCTCATGGTGATTCTGAGTGTCATTTTTATGAATGGCAACAAGGCCAGTGAGGGTGAGTGGCTGGGCATGCAGCTGAATGGGCGGCCATGGTCTAGATTCCATGTGTTCAATTTCTGTCCCTGTCTCCTCTTGCCTCCCCTTGCAGCTGTCATCTGGGAGGTGCTTCGCAAGTTGGGGCTGCACCCTGGGTATGATTGGGCTTCTCAGCGCTTGCTGTCCGTATTGTCCTTTGGCAAGAGAGGACGGTCCTAGGATTGCATCAGTCTGGTGGTCTGGTGGAGCGGGTGGGGTGCTGGACTGGGTAGAGGGCCCAGGGTTCTGACCTATGTGGATGATGGGCAAATGGTCCTGAACTCTCTGCTGGCTCTCTCCTGTATGTCCTCTGTCTGTTCTAAGCTGTGATGTTAGATAGACCTTCAGGGATCCCTGACAAAGAGGCATCTGGTCTTAACTGCTTGCTTCTAGTGGCCATGTGCTCACTACTTTCTTCGCTTCATTGAGACTGCCCCATGTGCTAGAGAGGTCTCTTCCATGTTGGGAAATGCCTCTGCCCTCATCTGGGCAGTTCTGATCTGTGTTCATGggttatttttcccattgtcaGGGTGAGGCATTCACTCTTTGGGGAAGTGAGGAAGCTCATCACAGACGAGTTTGTGAAGCAGAAGTAAGTGGTGTTTGGGGCTTTGTCTGGCCCTGAAGTGTTCTGGGTATACTGATCTTATTCAGAAAGTGCTTAGTGCCTTTCTTACACTAGCTCTAGAGGGATGGGCATCCTGTGTTCTAGAACTGATACTGTCTAAAATTCCCACGGGCAGACCTTTCCAGGACTGGGCCAGACTCAACACAAGGCCCTTGCAGTGGGGTGCGCTCAGAGCAGAGGGCCTTAAGAATGGCTCCTCTGTTTACAACACACCCAACAGGAATTTGGGCTTACTCCTCACAGGTGGCATGATACTTTGGCCTTCCTGTGACATCATGCCCTATACATGTCTCCCCTGGAGAAGCCCAAGGGACTGCTTTGTACAGGGCCAGTGGAAAATGGCTCAGTATTGGAGGCCAAGACCATGAACTGTGTTTGGTAGTGAGTGTGGGGCTGGAGGGTCTTAGAAATCCTTCTCCAGGggctgtttgtatttctttggaggAGGTGGCCACCTGGTGTCTAGTGCTTAAGACAGCAGGCTTGCTTGGTTAGAAACaagtttcatttcctttttccaagGTACCTGGAGTACAAGAGGGTCCCTAACAGCAGACCACCTGAATATGAGTTCTTCTGGGGCTTGCGCTCCTACCATGAGACTAGCAAGATGAAAGTCCTCAAGTTTGCATGCAAGGTAATAGGAGAGCTGCCGGAGCTTGGCATATTAAGGCAATGGGATACCCTTGGCTGGGGCAAGCAATGCACAGGGATGGGCAGGTACAGAGCAGCCTGGAGCTCATATATAAACATGTGGAACCTCCTTTATGTCCTAGGGTGCTGCTAGATATCTAGTTTACATAATCTCATTGATTCTTCATACTTTGTATTAATCTGcatgggctgccataacaaaataccatagactgggtggattaaaaaacaaatttattttctcatagtttttgAGGGTGAGAATCCCAGGTTAGGGTCCACTAGGGTCAGTTCCTGGTGAaggctctcttcttggcttgcagatggctgccttcttgctgtgtcctcacatggctttgtgtgtgagagagaagagagcaagCTTTCTGGTGTcacttcttataaggacactaatcctattgaTCAGGACCCCACCCTTAtggcctcatttaaccttaattacttctgtaaaggccctatctccaaatacaatcacactGGGTGTTAGGGATTCAACGTACAAATTTGGGGACAGGCACAACACTTCAGTTCATAACATATATACTCTTTTATTTCCTGTAATTATAAATGAAGACACTTAGGCTAagtgaggttaagtaacttgtccaaggtcatatagcATGTAAATCGTCAGAGCTGAAATGATTTCAGAACTGACCCATGACAGAGCCCCAATaactaagaatttttaaaaagtatggctACTAGTTCAATACAAAGCCCATAGATTAATATGTGATTACTAGGGTTATTTTCTTATTATgattatcatccccatttcagGTGCAGAAAAAAGACCCCAAGGACTGGGCTGTGCAGTACCGCGAGGCAGTGGAGATGGAAGTCCAAGCTgcagctgtggctgtggctgaggctgaagccagggctgaggcaagagccCAAATGGGGATTGGAGAGGAAGCTGTGGCTGGGCCCTGGAATTGGGATGACATGGATATCGACTGCCTAACAAGGGAAGAGTTAGGCGATGATGCTCAGGCCTGGAGCAGATTTTCATTTGAAATTGAGGCCAGAGCCCAAGAAAATGCAGATGCCAGCACCAGCGTCAACTTCAGCAGAGGAGCTGGTACCAGGGCTGGCTTCAGCGACGGTGCTAGTATTAGCTTCAATGGTGCACCCAGCTCCAGTGGTGGACCTGGCATTACCTTTGGTGGTGCACCCAGCTCCAGTGCCAGCTTCAGCAATACAGCCAGCATTAGCTTTGGTGGCACATTGAGCACTAGCTCCAGCTTCAGCAGTGCAGCCAGCATTAGCTTTGGTGGTGCACCCAGCACCAGCACTAGTTTCAGCAGTGAAGCCAGCATTAGCTTTGGTGGCACGCCTTGTACCAGTGCCAGCTTTAGTGGTGGAGTCAGCTCTAGTTTTAGTGGCCCACTCAACACCAGTGCCACTTTCAGTGGTGCAGCCAGCTCTGGCTTTGGAGGCACACTCAGCACCACGGCTGGCTTTAGTAGTGTACTCAGCACCAGCACCAGCTTTGGCAGTGCACCCACAACGAACACAGTCTTCAGTAGTGCGCTTAGCACCAGCACTGGCTTTGGAGGCACACTCAGCACCAGTGTCTGCTTTGGTGGCTCTCCCAGCTCCAGTGGTAGCTTTGGTGGTACACTCAGTACCAGTATCTGCTTTGGTGGCTCTCCCTGCACCAGCACTGGCTTTGGAGGCACACTCAGCACCAGTGTCTCCTTTGGTGGCCCTTCCAGCACCAGTGCCAATTGCGGTGGTACACTAAGTACCAGCATCTGCTTTGATGGCTCTCCCAGCACTGgtgctgggtttggtggtgctcTCAACACCAGTGCCAGCTTTGGCAGTGCGCTCAATACCAGTGCTGGTTTTGGTGGTGCTATGAGCACCAGTGCTGACTTTGGCAGTACACTAAGCACCAGTGTCTGCTTTGGTGGCTCTCCTGGCACCAGTGTCAGCTTTGGCAGTGCGCTCAACACCAGTGCTGGTTTTGGTGGTGCTGTCAGCACCAGCACTGACTTTGGTGGTACACTAAGCACCAGCGTCTGTTTTGGTGGCTCTCCCAGCACCAGTGCTGGCTTTAGTGGTGCACTCAACACCAATGCCAGCTTTGGCTGTGCCATCAGCACCAGTGCCGGCTTCAGTGGTGCTGTCGGCACCAGTGCTGGCTTCAGTGGTGTACCCAGCACCAACCCTGGCTTTGGCGGTGCATTTAACACCAGTGCTGGCTTCGGTGGGGCACTTAGTACCACTACTGACTTCGGTGGTACTCCCAACAACAGCATTGGCTTTGGTGCTGCTCCCAGCACCAGTGTCAGCTTTGGTGGTGCTCATAGCACCAGCCTCTGTTTTGGTGGAGCTCCCAGCACCAGCCTCTGCTTTGGCAGTGCATCTAATACAAACCTATGCTTTGGTGGCCCTCCTAGCACCAGTGCCTGCTTTAGTGGTGCTACTAGCCCTAGTTTTGGTGATGGACCCAGTACCAGTACCGGTTTCAGTTTTGGCAACGGGTTAAGCACCAGTGCTGGATTTGGTGGTGGACTGAACACCAGTGCTGGCTTTGGTGGTGGCCTAGGCACCAGTGCTGGCTTCAGTGGTGATCTAAGCACCAGTTCTGGCTTTGATGGTGGGCTAGGTACCAGCGCTGGCTTCAGTGGAGGACCAGGCACCAGCACTGGCTTTGGTGGTGGACTGGGCACCAGCGCTGGCTTCAGTGGCGGACTGGGCACCGGTGCTGGCTTTGGTGGTGGACTGGTCACTAGTGATGGCTTTGGTGGTGGACTGGGCACCAATGCTAGTTTTGGCAGCACACTTGGCACCGGTGCTGGCTTTAGCGGTGGCCTCAGCACCAGCGATGGCTTTGGCAGTAGGCCTAATGCCAGCTTCGACAGAGGACTGAGTACCATCATTGGCTTTGGCAGTGGTTCCAACACCAGCACTGGCTTTATTGGCGAACCCAGCACCAGCACGGGCTTCCATAGTGGACCCAGTTCTATTGTTGGCTTCAGTGGTGGACCAAGCACTGGTGTTGGCTTCTGCAGTGGACCAAGCATCAGTGGCTTCAGCGGTGGACCGAGCACAGGAGCTGGCTTCGGCGGTGGACCAAACACTGGTGCTGGCTTTGGTGGTGGACCAAGCACCAATGCTGGCTTCGGCAGTGGAGCCACCAGTCTTGGTGCCTGTGGCTTCTCCTATGGCTAGTGAGGTTTCAGGTAACTGCAATATTTCCATAGCCAGGACCCACAGGGATGGGTATAAGAGCTGGGAGATGTTATAAGAAACACTAAGGCAGGAGAGTGGGGTGGAAAGGTGAGGGCAATGAAGGAATTATGAGAAGACAGTGCATTTGGTGCTAAAATGTGttcctatttgttttgttttcagatttattCCCCATGTTTACAGACACCGCTAATAAATTGCAGTAGTCCTTCCCATGGAGCCAAAGTACATCCTTGGAATCTTTGTCCACACAGCAGTCAAAGCACCTACGGCCAATCAGCTAAGGGTGTCATGTGATGGAAAAATCTGTTTGCTGTTCCTGCTTTATTGTTTGCTTTCTGTGTGCTGTCATATTTTGGTATCAGAGTTACATTAAATTTGCAAAATGAATTGgagttttttctgtcttttaatgtGCTTAGGTAGTTGTGGAGTGGCATCTTGGGTTCACAGAAGAGCTGGAGATCAGCATAGCTCTTTGGAGAAAATGGGGCTCCAGCTTTTGGCTCAAAGGCAAATATGACTTCAGCAGGATAGAGGCCTGGGGAAAGCATGGCAGGCAAGAGGATAACAGCTTGAGGAAAGATATGGAGAGGGAAAGCCTggagcagaaggcaaagggagaggcTTCTGGACAGTAAGTATAGATTCATTTTGAATCACTGGTGTAAGAATGGAGGGAAGGGCAGAGGTCACTAGGGGTGGACATAAGAACAAGGGAGGGTTTAATTGGGATAGGAGAGGAAAACTTGGGCATATTGTATAGACTGTGCGGCAAAAGCTAATAGGGACAGGAGATCGATATGGAAGAGTCAGGAATTGACTGAAGTAGCCCATCCCCAAGAAGGTGGGATGGAATAGGGTACCAGAGAAGACGACCCTGACTTTGAACAGACTTAAGGGTGGCTGTGGATGCAGATAAATATAGATCTGCTTCAAGCAGGGATCGGCAACTTCTGTAgtagacaacaacaacaaaaaacggaGAGGTGGATTATGCAGGGTTTAGGTCTTGCTGGGTGGTTGTGATGGAAGAACAAGGGAACAAAGGCAGCAAGTGTATGAGTCTGTCTCTTTACCACTGGGTCACTGGTACCTGGCTTATGGTAGTTGCATGGAGAGTGGCTGAAGAGATGGCCCATAGTATCCAACATAGTTAGGGACAGAACACTAAGGATAGATTGGGGGACAATAGAGCATTCAAAGGACTCTGCTCTTGATGCTGTACAGCGACAAATATTGTTCATTCAAAAAATActacagggctgggcacagtggctcatgtctgtaatcccagcactttgggagaggccaagatgggaggatcacttgagcccaggagttcaagaccagcttggataacatagtgagacctcgtctctacaagataattgaaaattagctgggcatggtggtgtgcacctgtggtcccagctacttgtgacagaggctggggtgggaggatcgcataagcccaggagttcggggctgcagtgagctgagattgcaccactgcacttcagcctgggtgacagagtgagaccctgtctcaaaaaaaaaaaaaaaaaaaaaaaaaaaaaaaaaaaaaaaaaaggaaatactacATATATGCCTACTGTATGGAGGCATACTGCTAGGGATTCAGTGGATGATATAGAGTTGTAAGGACTGGGGTAGTGGGTGGGCAGTGGTCAGACAGTTGGATGCTTGCATTTAAGAAGTCAGACCAGGGAGatgataccaaaatccatggagtAGGTAGTTGAAGGAGAGAAGATGAGTTGAGGGGGTCAGGGGACTGTGAGGCCAGAGTATTGATTGGATCATTCACATAAACAGTGAAATCACTCAGGATGGCAGCAAGAGTTGGAGAAGAAAGGAACACTTGGCTCAAGTGCCAGATTCTTCTCTTGAGTGTAAGGATGAAAGTGTCATGCCCACAGCCACCTTGCTGGAACAAGGCCCGCAGGAACTCACAGGCACCTATCTTCTCCCCCATCTTTGGAGGTGCTACTGTAGAACTTTTCCCTCCAGGAAATCCTTACCTGTTCCATGCCCTCATAGCAGCAGAGCTGGGTCAGGATTAGGATCAGTACCTTGAGAACAATTGGAAAAGCCTCGCCAtgacctcctcctctcctcttgtAGGCAGTAAGTCTTTATTCGTCAGAGAATAGGAATTAAGAAAGTAAGTTTCATCCAGAGCTAGATAGCTCCTTAGTTGCGGCCAGTAAGTGAGGCTTGTTTGGGAGTTGCGGAGACTTCTTCACTGGCGGTGGAGTACCTCAGCGAGGCCAAGGCAGAGTAGGGGAAGGGCAAGGATAGCATTTCCTAAAGGTGGAAGGCGATGAGGACACTTTCTTGGAAAGGGCTCAGTAGTGGGCAGGGACAGTATCCAGGGCTTCCTCAGGTTCCCGGGTGATGTCCACATTCTGAGGAGAGAGCGCAGGATCAATAGGAAGGAGACAGCAGTGCAGGGCCCCAACCTCCCCCCTGCCTCTTGTCCTCATTGCCAGGCTCCCCTCTTTCAGCCAGGCTGGGATCCTGACCCTCAGGTAGGCCTGGGGGAATCTCAGCCTGAGGCCTTTTTGGCAGGAATTGCCCCAGCCCTGTATCTCCATAGTGCCTTGGGTCTGGGCTGTGGTTTCCACATTTCTGGGTGCTGGTTGCTCCCTCTGTTGGTGCAAAACACGCAGGCTTCGTGGGGTTGGGGCAGCCTTTCTGTGGATAAGGTGCTTTCACCATGTGCTGTGTCCACAGCCAGTTTGGGCCATGGAGTCCCCCACCTACCTCAGGCTTCTCCCGGTGTGTGTTCACGGCTTCCACATTCAGGTAGATGGACTCCACTTTGCAGCCTTGGAAAAGAACAATCCATCTGTCCTTAAGCCCCCAAGGTAGGCACAGGTCTTCCCTGAGGTATCACCTCCCCCGCATCACCAGCCACACCCCCAGCTTCATACTATGTACAGATCATGACTCGCCTGTACAGAGGAGAATTTAGACAGCTGTGTGATGTGTGGGGAAGACACCAGGCCTAAGAGGCAGCCAACAGGGCATCCTGTCACCTCTGCCCCTAATAGTCTTAGTTATGTGAGCTTCAGTTGCTCATTTGTAAATGGGGATGGAGATGAGAGATGAACTCTGGCTGCCCACAGCTCTCGAGGTCTGCAGGACAACAGTCTCATCTACGTAATATTGATGTAGCTCTGCGGATCCTCCAAGCCGTGTTAGGTGCTGAAGAGGTGGAAGAGTCCTGGGGCCACTGCCTTGGGCGATCAGTGCCAGGCAAAGTTTATCTGGAGGACAGTGTGGTTGTGGCAACACCAGGAGTGTGGAAGGTCACGTGGGAGTTCTA of Macaca fascicularis isolate 582-1 chromosome X, T2T-MFA8v1.1 contains these proteins:
- the TRO gene encoding trophinin isoform X3 → MHTLLAATKDSLAVDPPVVSRPKKSKTKKAPIKAITKAAPAAPPVPTANEIATNKPKITLQALNLPVITQISQASPTTEVTNTQVSSVTAQPKKANKMKRVTAKAAQGSQSPTGREGGATQLKSPLQVLNLPVISQNIHASIANESASSQTLITSIKPKKASKAKKAANKAIASATEVSLAPTATHTATTQGQITNETASIHTTAASIRTKKASKARKIIAKVINTDTEHIQAANVTETATRQIEASVIAIRPKKSKGKKAASRGPNSVSEISEALLATQMVTNQALAATLRVKRGSRARKASTKARATESQTPNADQGAQAKMASAQTNVSALETQVAAAVQALADDYLAQLSLEPTTRTRGKRNRKSKHLNGDERSGNNYRRIPWGRRPAPPRDVAILQERANKLVKYLLVKDQTKIPIKRSDMLRDVIQEYDEYFPEIIERASYALEKMFRVNLKEIDKQSSLYILISTRESSAGILGTTKDTPKLGLLMVILSVIFMNGNKASEAVIWEVLRKLGLHPGVRHSLFGEVRKLITDEFVKQKYLEYKRVPNSRPPEYEFFWGLRSYHETSKMKVLKFACKVQKKDPKDWAVQYREAVEMEVQAAAVAVAEAEARAEARAQMGIGEEAVAGPWNWDDMDIDCLTREELGDDAQAWSRFSFEIEARAQENADASTSVNFSRGAGTRAGFSDGASISFNGAPSSSGGPGITFGGAPSSSASFSNTASISFGGTLSTSSSFSSAASISFGGAPSTSTSFSSEASISFGGTPCTSASFSGGVSSSFSGPLNTSATFSGAASSGFGGTLSTTAGFSSVLSTSTSFGSAPTTNTVFSSALSTSTGFGGTLSTSVCFGGSPSSSGSFGGTLSTSICFGGSPCTSTGFGGTLSTSVSFGGPSSTSANCGGTLSTSICFDGSPSTGAGFGGALNTSASFGSALNTSAGFGGAMSTSADFGSTLSTSVCFGGSPGTSVSFGSALNTSAGFGGAVSTSTDFGGTLSTSVCFGGSPSTSAGFSGALNTNASFGCAISTSAGFSGAVGTSAGFSGVPSTNPGFGGAFNTSAGFGGALSTTTDFGGTPNNSIGFGAAPSTSVSFGGAHSTSLCFGGAPSTSLCFGSASNTNLCFGGPPSTSACFSGATSPSFGDGPSTSTGFSFGNGLSTSAGFGGGLNTSAGFGGGLGTSAGFSGDLSTSSGFDGGLGTSAGFSGGPGTSTGFGGGLGTSAGFSGGLGTGAGFGGGLVTSDGFGGGLGTNASFGSTLGTGAGFSGGLSTSDGFGSRPNASFDRGLSTIIGFGSGSNTSTGFIGEPSTSTGFHSGPSSIVGFSGGPSTGVGFCSGPSISGFSGGPSTGAGFGGGPNTGAGFGGGPSTNAGFGSGATSLGACGFSYG
- the TRO gene encoding trophinin isoform X6, producing MHTLLAATKDSLAVDPPVVSRPKKSKTKKAPIKAITKAAPAAPPVPTANEIATNKPKITLQALNLPVITQISQASPTTEVTNTQVSSVTAQPKKANKMKRVTAKAAQGSQSPTGREGGATQLKSPLQVLNLPVISQNIHASIANESASSQTLITSIKPKKASKAKKAANKAIASATEVSLAPTATHTATTQGQITNETASIHTTAASIRTKKASKARKIIAKVINTDTEHIQAANVTETATRQIEASVIAIRPKKSKGKKAASRGPNSVSEISEALLATQMVTNQALAATLRVKRGSRARKASTKARATESQTPNADQGAQAKMASAQTNVSALETQVAAAVQALADDYLAQLSLEPTTRTRGKRNRKSKHLNGDERSGNNYRRIPWGRRPAPPRDVAILQERANKLVKYLLVKDQTKIPIKRSDMLRDVIQEYDEYFPEIIERASYALEKMFRVNLKEIDKQSSLYILISTRESSAGILGTTKDTPKLGLLMVILSVIFMNGNKASEAVIWEVLRKLGLHPGVRHSLFGEVRKLITDEFVKQKYLEYKRVPNSRPPEYEFFWGLRSYHETSKMKVLKFACKVQKKDPKDWAVQYREAVEMEVQAAAVAVAEAEARAEIYSPCLQTPLINCSSPSHGAKVHPWNLCPHSSQSTYGQSAKGVM
- the TRO gene encoding trophinin isoform X4; amino-acid sequence: MKVLKFACKVQKKDPKDWAVQYREAVEMEVQAAAVAVAEAEARAEARAQMGIGEEAVAGPWNWDDMDIDCLTREELGDDAQAWSRFSFEIEARAQENADASTSVNFSRGAGTRAGFSDGASISFNGAPSSSGGPGITFGGAPSSSASFSNTASISFGGTLSTSSSFSSAASISFGGAPSTSTSFSSEASISFGGTPCTSASFSGGVSSSFSGPLNTSATFSGAASSGFGGTLSTTAGFSSVLSTSTSFGSAPTTNTVFSSALSTSTGFGGTLSTSVCFGGSPSSSGSFGGTLSTSICFGGSPCTSTGFGGTLSTSVSFGGPSSTSANCGGTLSTSICFDGSPSTGAGFGGALNTSASFGSALNTSAGFGGAMSTSADFGSTLSTSVCFGGSPGTSVSFGSALNTSAGFGGAVSTSTDFGGTLSTSVCFGGSPSTSAGFSGALNTNASFGCAISTSAGFSGAVGTSAGFSGVPSTNPGFGGAFNTSAGFGGALSTTTDFGGTPNNSIGFGAAPSTSVSFGGAHSTSLCFGGAPSTSLCFGSASNTNLCFGGPPSTSACFSGATSPSFGDGPSTSTGFSFGNGLSTSAGFGGGLNTSAGFGGGLGTSAGFSGDLSTSSGFDGGLGTSAGFSGGPGTSTGFGGGLGTSAGFSGGLGTGAGFGGGLVTSDGFGGGLGTNASFGSTLGTGAGFSGGLSTSDGFGSRPNASFDRGLSTIIGFGSGSNTSTGFIGEPSTSTGFHSGPSSIVGFSGGPSTGVGFCSGPSISGFSGGPSTGAGFGGGPNTGAGFGGGPSTNAGFGSGATSLGACGFSYG